taataataagagaATATTTAGtatgaataaaattataacaaaactTATTGAATTTAAGTTGACAAATAATAGCAAAGAGAGAATTGAAAGTAATAAGTGATTGTGATAATTTCTAACATGCCAACTTtatttgacaattttttttatatatatatttatcatagAATTACCAAAGACACTGaaatcattatttattaatttaattattatgtttaACTTAATTATCTTAAATTATACTCAACGTTTCCttgtaattttaaattcatctaTGACTGCACGAACAATATTGCTTAGATAACCAATTAGTCAAGAAGCACCAAATATGAAATGACTTGGtaataaaattaatcattttagTAATATTATcacaattattaataatataatattaattatatcaaatataaaatgtaattataattatatcactaaatttaaaaaatacacatttaataactaataagaaaaaaaataaaataaaataaaaaaatatttcgaaaataattttttttagagtaaGATTTGAAATAGATGAGTTGTGGATGAATATCGTATTTGATGCAGAAACtgcactattttaaaatagaatggttttaaaatagaattttgggttgaaaatatatttagtaaAGAAGCACCAAATATGAAATGACTTGGTAATAAAATAGGCAAGTTGGTGAagaagaaaatgtcaaaatcaaAAAGAAAATCACAGTGAAAAATGTGTTGTGCATAAATACATAGACCAAATTAACTATGCGCCCATATCAAGTTTAACTGTTTCAAGTCAAGTTTTGCTAGATGTATCAACAcgacatataaaaaaaaatcctaaaattgaaaaataaaaatgataacaGAATAATGTTGAAATTCGAAAACATAGAAGACGAGACAAATAGAAAagaataaattttcaattttcctttttcgttaattttttttttgtttttgagatTGAAAAATCAAACAGATAATGTTCctttaatacaaaaaaaatgtttatacaAAAAGCTAAgcaaacataaaataaaatttaggagggaagatattttaaaaaaattagaaatgttGTATGGTACTTTAGAATCACATCTCATTTTACTTGTACAAATAAAGTTCTAACAAAAACACTCTAGTGAAGCTCATATTTACTCACAAGACCTTCCAGTGGGTGTAAGTTCAAGAAGACTCGCAATTTACGGAGATAGCAAGTTTTTACCGAAGAATCGGGCAGTCATAGCTTAGATGAAGAGGTCGAAAGTGAATGCTTGACCAACTCCCTTCGTAAGATCTTCCCTGCCGGAGATTTTGGTATCGAGTTGATAAATGCAACACGGCGGATCTTTTTATGAGGAGCAACCTGGAAGACAGCAAGGAACAGCCCATTGTTTCATACAGTGAAAGTAAAATAACAGTAGAGTTTGCCAAACAATACCAGAGTTTTACAGCATTGATCTTCTGTACCGAACCGTTTTAAACACATATTTCATTTACGCTAGAAACGCTTCTCATCAAAAGACATGGTTTTCCATACCTGTTTTGCAATGAAATCCATTATTTGAGTGGCAGAGATGGTGCTGCCAGGTTTTCTCACCACATATGCCATCGGAATCTGACCAGCTTCTTCATTCGGATAGCTGCACGATCTCAAACATAGATGAAAGGGTCAAAACACGAATGATAGCTCGTAGAGGTAATCAATCAACAACTTTGAGATGTAAAGTAATCAAAGAAGACCAGTTATATATTCCATATGTATACCAACAGAGTTGAGCATCATATGTGAAGTAGCAAATGAAACAATATTAAATTTGACACAAAAAAAGGGattttcatgttcattttttgaTGCTCCTGTTGGAGAGTTAAAGGATGAAGAAATACGTTTTGTTTAATGGGAAGTGCAAGGAGAAAGAAGTTTATTTTTTAAGTTCAAAATCGCTTTTACTTCAGACTCCtatgattttgaaatattttcgcTATTCTCATTAGAGATAACTAGTTGCAAACTTGAGGTAGATTTAGATCAACTGCTCAAGAactgcaataaaataaaaagagcaAGACAAACTAAAGAATTCAGATTccaaaaaacaaaattcatacGGAATCACTGCTGCATCAGCAATATCAGGAATCGATTGAAGCAAATGTTCCAACTCAGCTGGAGGAACCTGTAATATATCTTCTCATTATTTGTCAGATAACATTATATGGACAAACTTAATCCTCAAAGATTTCTTAGAATACGACAAGCACCTGATACCctttgtatttgatcagttcTTTTAACCGATCAACAATAAAGAGAAACCCATCCGAGTCAAAATAGCAGAGATCTCCAGTCTTTAGCCACCCTTCCGAATCCAAGGTTTCAGCTGTAGCTGCTTCATTACCCAGGTAACCTGTCAAGAAGATTCTTTTGTCAAACTAAAATATTACAGAGGTTATATGAAAGACCAAGCATCAAGTCTTATCAATTGATCACCTTTCATAATTGCAGGCCCTCGTAACCATAATTCTCCCCGTTTTCCCGGAGGTAAGGCCTCTCCAGAATCAGGATCCACTATTTTGGCTTCCAAGTTCTCACCCAAACGGCCAGCAGATCCATAACGAGTCGCCTCCTCGGACCCTATGGTTCGTGTTGCCGCCCCTGCAGTCTCAGTCATGCCATAGCCCTGAAAATAAATAGATGACACAAATCTTTAAGGACAAAATGAGTTTCAATATCATTCCTTTCGAGAATCAGAAATACGGATTTATCGTCTCTAGAATCAGAGTTTCATTCCATGATTTACCTCAGTTGATGATCAAAGAATCCAGTTCCAGTTCGATGATTATACTTTCAATAAATTCATATTCAACAAATTGAATTTAGTACACATATTTCGACCATAAACAGCAATCAGAAACCTACAAGTTGatgctttttaaaattttcgaagatAAGATCTCCCTCGAGATTGATCGATAAGATCTAATAATCAGTCtattaacaaatatatattacttTTATCCTGCATTACACTTTGGATTTACTGTCCTAACACAAAATGTCTTGAGCCAATTATGCGCTTCAGGGTTGGAGGTTTCATGGTAAAGTCAGCTTTTGGCAAAAGGTTGAGCCTTGGCTCATGTCGAAGCGCAAAGGACGAGCCTCGCTCGACCTCAGGGATAaaggcatgtctataagcttttaATATCTACGACAAGAATCACCTAGATGAGGCATTTTTAGGAATTTCAAATTGGTTAAATCAATTCATCAAGCAGAGTTTACAGCCAATTTTTGGGACTAAAAGTTTCCAAACATAAGCAACAAATACGAGCACGATGATATCGTTTTCGCTTATCAGATTGAAGCATCTTGGATCAGTCAAAATCCCAACTCCCAAGAACCATAATAGCATTCATATAAGTCCAAGTTCAAGTCAAGAACTGGCAACCATCTGCAACTCTTATTCATCGAACTTGTTTTCTTTAATTGATATCTCATCTTTCATACATATTTTACTAAAGAAATCAGAATGCATTCAATTATAGCTGCttggacatttaaaataatgaaaaaaccaATCTTGACTATATTACTTAATAGCAGAACGCATTTTGGACCTAAACTATCaactttcaataaaaaaataaagacatGTTTGGATAGAAAAGCAAATGTACTTTAGCAACAaagtataattataataaagatTAAAGACACTACCAatctaattattaatattaagacataaaaaatgaaattgaCTTTCGCATTGCACGTGGGCTTGTACCATATCAATTCTATTCTACCTGGTAAATTTCCACGTGAGGGAATTTAGCCTTGAACTCCTCGGAAACCTCCTTCCCCAGCGGAGCTCCGCCGGAGCCCACTGTCTGCAAGGAGCTCAAGTCGTACTTTGCCACCAAATCCGACTTTACCATAGCCACCACCAGCGGCGGAGCCACCGGGATATACGTCACCCTGTACTTTTCCACAGCTTCCAACATCTTCAGAAAATCGAATTTCTCCATCAGCACTACGCTCTCCCCCATCGACGCCGCCCTTATAATCATGAAAAACCCGAACACGTGGAACAACGGCAATGTG
This sequence is a window from Primulina huaijiensis isolate GDHJ02 unplaced genomic scaffold, ASM1229523v2 scaffold18963, whole genome shotgun sequence. Protein-coding genes within it:
- the LOC140965991 gene encoding 4-coumarate--CoA ligase-like 9, which produces MAETQPLSPDPNNGYCPQTKIYHSLRAAVSLPPLSQPLSIVDYTLSLLHSPTTPISGALSTTHFLIDAATGHRLTYAAFLRQVRSLSSSLNSLYPSLSKNDVAFILSPPSFHVPVLYFSLLSLGITVSPSSPLSSPSELNHQIELSKPAIFFATSATAQKLPPNLPLVLLDSPKFISMLEAKASGSATNVVVNQCDHAAILYSSGTTGKVKGVVLTHRNLIAVIAGFYHLNLSYKEKAKEEENGVYVHPVSIFTLPLFHVFGFFMIIRAASMGESVVLMEKFDFLKMLEAVEKYRVTYIPVAPPLVVAMVKSDLVAKYDLSSLQTVGSGGAPLGKEVSEEFKAKFPHVEIYQGYGMTETAGAATRTIGSEEATRYGSAGRLGENLEAKIVDPDSGEALPPGKRGELWLRGPAIMKGYLGNEAATAETLDSEGWLKTGDLCYFDSDGFLFIVDRLKELIKYKGYQVPPAELEHLLQSIPDIADAAVIPYPNEEAGQIPMAYVVRKPGSTISATQIMDFIAKQVAPHKKIRRVAFINSIPKSPAGKILRRELVKHSLSTSSSKL